CCTCCCGCGACCTCAAGGACAACCCCTCAAGCGTCCTGCGCCTGAGCTACTACTATACGCAGAGCGGGCGCTACGCAACGGCCGTTAAAATGCTTGAGGACGCGCATAAAAGATGGCCGGATAACAAGGAAGTAACCTATTTTTTCGCTCTCGGGTGCGACGACACGCACAACACGCCCAAGGCATTGGAACTGCTTAAAGGCCTGATAGCGGGCGACACCGATTATCCGGAGGCGCGCATGCAGTACGCCGTCATCAACGAGCGCGAGGGAAATATGGCTGAGGCCGAGGAAAGTTTCCGCTTCCTGATCAAGAAAGACCCCGCGAACGCCAATATTCTGAACTATCTCGGCTATTCGCTGGCTGACCGCAGCCTGAAACTGGCCGAGGCTGAAGTGCTTGTTTCAAGCGCGGTTAAAATCGAGCCCAACAACGGCGCTTACCTGGATTCGCTCGCCTGGGTGTATTTCCGGCAGGGCCGCAACCCGGAAGCCCTTGCGCAGATAAACAGCGCGCTTAAACTCGTTTATGATGATGCCACCCTTTGGGAGCACGCGGGTGAGATATACGCCTCCACCGGAGATTACAAGAACGCCTGGCGGGCTTTCAAAACCTCATTCGCGCTGGACCGTTCCGAAAAACGCAAGGCCACCGCGGATGAGATAAAAGACATGCAGAAAAAAATAGACCCCAAAGAAGCCGCTGCGCTGGAGACGGAGCTTATGAAAGGCCTGCTGCTTCAGGGCAGGGAATTTTCCGCCTTCGCCAAACTTTACGCCAAATTCAAGGGTAAGCAGGTGAAACTTGACGCCGTGGTCCATTTCTCCCCGCCGGATGATTTTTCGCTCATTGTAATGGGTCCGCTGATGGCGCCGCTCTGGAAAATTAAACTGAGCGGTTCCGAGATCGAAATGGACGAATTCTCGCTTAAAGGCCTTGACGAAGACGCATTTAAATACTGGGCGCCGCTGATGGCGGAAGAAATGCGCGGTTACTTTTCAGGGGCCTGGCTGGATGAGGCGGCTCCGGATGAGCCGGGCTGGGACCTGGAGCGCCTGAAAAATGCGCAAAGGGAAGTGCGTCTTGACAAAACCCTGACTTACCCGGAGAGCTCCGAACCCGCGAATGAAAGCAAGCTTACGGTGAAACTCGGGGATTATTTTCTTGGCAATCTTTTCCTCATCCCGCAAACTTTTGAATTTAAAATGCCGTTCTTTTCCCTTAAACTGGCGCTGGACAAGAGCCAGCTCAACCTTAAGGATTACAACAGGCTGCAATTGCCGCAGTAGGGCGCAGGAAAAGTTGAGAGTGTAGAGTATGGAGTGTAGAGTAAAATCAAGAACAACTGGACACCAAAGAACTCTACACACTACACTATCTACTCTACACTGGCTTTTAATTGAATTATGCGCACTGTCGAAATTAACGCATACGCGAAAGTCAATCTTTTTCTGGAAGTAACGGCCCGGCGCGGCGACGGCTATCATGAGCTTGCCACGCTGTTTGCCAGGGTAAGCCTTTGCGACCGCCTGCGCCTTGAAAAAATAAAAAAGCCCGGCATAGCTCTTAAGCTCGCAAACAGCTCAAACCTCAAACTCTCCAAACCCTACGATAACATCGTTTATAAAGCGGCGGAAAAATTTTTCACGGCTTTCGGTATCGAACCGGCTGTTAAAATCACTCTCCTGAAGCGAATCCCCGTTGGCGCGGGCCTTGGAGGGGGCTCCTCCGACGCGGCGGCGGCGCTTTCGGGGCTCATGCGCCTTTACGGCATTAACCCCAAAAAAAGTTCCAAAAAACTTTCGCGCCTGGCTTCGGAACTGGGCTCTGATGTGCCGTTTTTCCTTTTGGGCGAAACCTTCGCCCTGGGCCGCGGCCGCGGAGAAATTTTGAGCCCGCTAAAAGCGCGCGGCAAGTTTCCGCCGGTTTTACTGGTTTATCCCGGCGAGCCGGTTTACACCAAAGAAGTTTACGGCCGCCTGAAATTGGGCGTTGCGAGTGAAATAGCCGCTAAATTAAAAAATTTAAAAAAGCTTGCCCGGCTGCTCAAAAACGGGCGGTTTAATGCGGCGGCGGCCACGCTTCTTTTTAACCGCCTGGAAACTCCGGTTCTGCCAAGGCATAAAAAAACGGCGGAGGTCAAAAAAAATCTGCTTGCTCTCGGAGCCGGCGCGGTTTTAATGTCCGGTTCCGGGGCCGTAGTGTTTGCATTGGTCTGGGACAGGGCGGAGGCGCGGAAAATGGCGCTCCGCATGTCTAAGCAAAAAGGTTACAGGGTTTTTTTGTCTAATTTTTGCTAAAATTTTCAGGAACAGTAAGGCTTACTGTGTTGTCTTGGAAAAGTCGTGGGGTAAACCAGAGACACTGACCTGTTTCGGCGGATGGGACAGTCTGCAACTGAGGGGGAAAAAACATGGAAGTCACAGAGATAAGGATACACCTGCGTAATGAGGCGCGGCTCAAGGCATTTGCCACCGTCACCTTTGACGGCGCTTTCGTGGTTCATAACATGAAAGTGGTAAATGGAAATAACGGGCTGATAGTCTGCATGCCTTCGAGAAAGATCAAAGACGGCACTTACAAAGATATAGCCCATCCGATCGATAACGAGTTCCGCAGCAAGCTTGAGGGAATAATCCTCAAGGCCTACAAAGAAGAGACGGAGAAAAGCGGGACTTCAGTGGACGAAATTCGTCAGCCTGCGGCAGGCGCGCCGCGGGTTGATGGCGCTGTTTGATATTCCCGGGTGGTGTAATGGTAACACAGCGCCCTTTGAAGGCGTTATTCATGGTTCGAATCCATGCCCGGGAGCGCAGACTTTGTCCCCGCGGGCGAGGGAGCAAAGCAGGCGTTCTTAAGCTGGTTCGTATAGCCGCGCTGCCATAATTGCCTCAGCCATCGTCGCCCGATATCCTCTTCAAAAAAACTTATTCAGCCTGGCCACCCGTCACAATTTATACTCAAATCGTAAATTTCTGAACCGTATTTCCCGCTCAAGTTTCACGCCGTTGAGGCGTAATTGTCTTGCGTCTTTCTCCAGGGGTGTCCAACAAACCTGGCCGTTCAATATTGCCGGCAGATCGCAGAGTCGAGTCTTTGGTTCTAAAATTCTGAAAAGTTTTTAAATAAAAATTGGCGAAACAGGGGGCTTACTGATGAGGCAGAGCTAATGCGGAACTGGTTCCTGTGTTATGGGGCGGGAGATGTCCCTTTTGGCGAAGCCGCCGGCGGCCATGGCCAGCATCATGCGGGGGTGCCTGAAGATCCAGGTGAAGCGTTCGGCGAACCGCAGGGGCAGTTTGTTCCTGAAATAGCCTGATAACTCCTGTATAGCGCTTTGTACGCCGGCTTCCAGCTCTTCCGGGGTCATGTTTTTCGGTTTGAAGACGGCGTTGGCCCAGCCGAAGTTGTGGCGGCCCTTGCCTTCCAGCAGGCGTCCCTCGCGCCTG
The sequence above is a segment of the Elusimicrobiota bacterium genome. Coding sequences within it:
- a CDS encoding tetratricopeptide repeat protein; this encodes MIKNKLLAAVFCFFCAFGAAHSSDKDSYLHFMNGLALERKGNYDSALQEYKRTLLLDPQSIFVYKQALNLALHIGRVDDAEKWAMFVVNADSATADNWVLYGNVCWAKNDLDGARKAYEKAQEIDKDNAEAPYQLASLWSSKDPDKSISFLKRFLELKPDEEADVRYQLAVLYNLKGDYEAMKENLLKSKEVDSLYLQPRYMLANYYEMKSDTSSALAEYLDLVSLENNNLDLFNHLGELYASPAVSNLPEAEKYFLKAYGLDKTNASACFWLSVISEQRRDFAAASGYLETSRDLKDNPSSVLRLSYYYTQSGRYATAVKMLEDAHKRWPDNKEVTYFFALGCDDTHNTPKALELLKGLIAGDTDYPEARMQYAVINEREGNMAEAEESFRFLIKKDPANANILNYLGYSLADRSLKLAEAEVLVSSAVKIEPNNGAYLDSLAWVYFRQGRNPEALAQINSALKLVYDDATLWEHAGEIYASTGDYKNAWRAFKTSFALDRSEKRKATADEIKDMQKKIDPKEAAALETELMKGLLLQGREFSAFAKLYAKFKGKQVKLDAVVHFSPPDDFSLIVMGPLMAPLWKIKLSGSEIEMDEFSLKGLDEDAFKYWAPLMAEEMRGYFSGAWLDEAAPDEPGWDLERLKNAQREVRLDKTLTYPESSEPANESKLTVKLGDYFLGNLFLIPQTFEFKMPFFSLKLALDKSQLNLKDYNRLQLPQ
- the ispE gene encoding 4-(cytidine 5'-diphospho)-2-C-methyl-D-erythritol kinase, translated to MRTVEINAYAKVNLFLEVTARRGDGYHELATLFARVSLCDRLRLEKIKKPGIALKLANSSNLKLSKPYDNIVYKAAEKFFTAFGIEPAVKITLLKRIPVGAGLGGGSSDAAAALSGLMRLYGINPKKSSKKLSRLASELGSDVPFFLLGETFALGRGRGEILSPLKARGKFPPVLLVYPGEPVYTKEVYGRLKLGVASEIAAKLKNLKKLARLLKNGRFNAAAATLLFNRLETPVLPRHKKTAEVKKNLLALGAGAVLMSGSGAVVFALVWDRAEARKMALRMSKQKGYRVFLSNFC
- the spoVG gene encoding septation regulator SpoVG, which codes for MEVTEIRIHLRNEARLKAFATVTFDGAFVVHNMKVVNGNNGLIVCMPSRKIKDGTYKDIAHPIDNEFRSKLEGIILKAYKEETEKSGTSVDEIRQPAAGAPRVDGAV